The Kribbella shirazensis genomic interval GACCAAGGTCGAACCGGTCCAGCACGTCAATGTCCGCAATCTCGTCTTCCGCGGCAAGAAGGTGGCCCCCAACGAGCCCGCGCTCGGGTCCCACCCCTTCGCGTTCGAGTTCGCCGTCCATTGCAACGCCAGCAACATCCACGGTACGGCGACGTTCTGGCCGCTGGTGATGCGGCGTTACAACACCCACTACCGGACCGAGCAGTGCACCCTGACCAACCCGAGCAGCGTCACGTGGGGTGGCGCCGGGTACCTGACCCAGCAGATCTACTGCCTGTACGGTCACGTGTCCGACTGTCATGTGTCGAACACCCGGCACCTCAACGACTTCACCGGGTCGGCGTACTGCTACGTCACCAACTGCCACGGCGACGGTGACGACCAAGGCCCGTTCGTGACCCACGGGCAGTACGAACACGACCTGGTGTACACCGGCAACTCGGGCCTGATGACGTTCGCGAACTCGGGCGCGACCTGGGGCGGCCGGGCGAAGCGGATCACGGTCCGCAAGCACATCTGCTCCTGGTTCGTGGCCCGCGTGAAGATCACCGACCTCACCCTCGAGGACGTCCGGGTGATCGGCAAACCCGGGTTGGCCGGCTCAGGGATGCTGTGGGTCAACGCCGATGGCGTGCAACTGCGTGGCTGCCAGGCGAGCGACACATTGATCATCTCCCAGGCCACCGCTGACTCGACGCGGCCGAATGTGATCGAGGGCTGCACCTTCGCGTTCACGACCGCCGCGACCGACATCGTCCAGGCATCAGTGACCACACCGGTGCATTTCGACCGGACGACCCTGCTGAATCTCGACGGTCACCGGTTGAGCGGCACCGGCTCGATCACGTTCACCGGCTGCAACCTGCGGGGTTCCTCGGCGAGCGCGGCACCGGTCGCAGTCGCGGCCACAGGTCTGGCGGTGCGATCCGGCGAGACGATGAACACCGGGTTCGCGCTGCGTGGCACGACCGATCAGCGGGTCGACCTCGGATCCGGCGCCCGGCTGGGCGGATCGAACTCCGCGAAGGCGTTGCTGTCCCGCACCGGAGACACCGGCACGGTTCGGTGGGAGCTCGGTGACTACACCAGCGCGGCCGCCGACGCCGCGACGGCGCACCTGGCCTTGTCCGGCGGCACGAACACATATCGCGCCGTGGGCGCCCGGTTCACCGGCGGCCGGCTGCTGCTCGCCGCGGCGGCCTTCGGCGGTTCGTCGTACCTGCAGCACACAGCCTGCGTCGAGGAAGGCGTCGAGCGGACCGAGCTGCCACCGGACGGCCCTCGGGTCAGCACCGCCGGGAACCTCACGATCTGAGCTGGAGACACCGCAGTGGTCAACATTCCTACGAAAGAAGGTCAATCATGAAACGGCTCCTAGCCCTCACGGCCGCGCTCTGCCTCGGCGTTGTCGCGGCCTGCGGTTCCGGTGGTTCCGGTGGTTCGGACGCAGACAGCGGATCGGTGACGATGTGGATCTATCCGGTGGTGCCGGACCAGGCCAAGCACCAGGCCTTCTGGGACCAGCGGATCGCCGACTTCAAGAAGGCCAACCCGAACATCGACGTCAAGGTCGAGATCTTCCCGTGGCCGCAGCGCGACCAGAAACTGCAGACCGCGATCGCGGCCGGCAAGGGGCCGGACGTGGTGTACCTGATCCCCGACCAGTTGCCGAAGTACGCGAAGAACATCGAGCCCGTCGACTCGTACCTGTCCGACCAGGACAAGGCCGACTACCTCGACAACGCGAAGGCGGCGGTGACCTACGAGGGCAAGATGCTCGGTGCCCCGATCCTCACCAGCACCAGGCCGCTGGTGTGCGACCGCAAGGCGTTCCAGGCCATCGGCGAGACGTCGTACCCGAAGACCTGGGACGACCTGCTCGCCCTGGCGCCGCGGTTCAAGGCCAAGGGGATCGACGCGACGAACTACTTCGCCTCACCGGACGCGACGCTGAACGAGAGCTTCTACCCGCTGCTCTGGCAGGCCGGCGGTGACGTCTTCTCCGCCGACGGCAAGTCCGTGGCCTTCGACGGGGAGGCCGGCGTCAAGGCTCTGGAGTTCCTGAAGAAGCTGGTTGACGGCGGGTACGTCGAGAAGGATCTGCTCTCGTCGATCCCGAACATCGAGCAGACCCACATCGCCCAGCACAAGG includes:
- a CDS encoding ABC transporter substrate-binding protein, which encodes MKRLLALTAALCLGVVAACGSGGSGGSDADSGSVTMWIYPVVPDQAKHQAFWDQRIADFKKANPNIDVKVEIFPWPQRDQKLQTAIAAGKGPDVVYLIPDQLPKYAKNIEPVDSYLSDQDKADYLDNAKAAVTYEGKMLGAPILTSTRPLVCDRKAFQAIGETSYPKTWDDLLALAPRFKAKGIDATNYFASPDATLNESFYPLLWQAGGDVFSADGKSVAFDGEAGVKALEFLKKLVDGGYVEKDLLSSIPNIEQTHIAQHKVACTWQQAPADVEAFWGKENVVVLPPLTETKSVGYGTVGSLSILSGAKSKAAAGKWVAFAGQPNVAKEYDLAANLFSPRKSTGQLYPNDPVQSAMEKTVTLTTVGSLNAKSRDVMAVLAPEIQAALLGKKSSQDALSSAAEQAKGLLGQ